GGCCCAGGTGCCGACGGGCGGCGAACAGTTCGTCGATGACCTCCCGTTCGGTGGCGATCTCGGCGGCGGTGCGGGTCAGGTCGCGAGCCGCCTTGTCCGCGGCGTAGGCGAGAAAGGCGGCGTTCGACATCTCGCAGTGGGCGGCTGCGTCGGTGAAACGCTTGAACTCGGAATCGTTCATACGGCAGCTCGGCTGTTTCAAG
The nucleotide sequence above comes from Streptomyces sp. NL15-2K. Encoded proteins:
- a CDS encoding plasmid mobilization relaxosome protein MobC, yielding MNDSEFKRFTDAAAHCEMSNAAFLAYAADKAARDLTRTAAEIATEREVIDELFAARRHLGRMHGLFNQVAKALNSGADAPHLDAAAEAVRSAARRMEEAADALLAHRDGGAPA